One genomic window of Borreliella burgdorferi B31 includes the following:
- a CDS encoding UDP-N-acetylmuramoyl-tripeptide--D-alanyl-D-alanine ligase — translation MRIKIKDILISSKDVKFVGNIKNIERVVSFYSLDSREIKDDNINDSLYFAYKGNKVDGFSFVKYLIDLGVKCFACSREHESECIKYLNDNEGLVFLLTSNVIKLLQALASFLIEKTSFKRIAITGSNGKTTTKEMLYSILSKKYKTYKTWGNLNSDIGLPLSILRVEGNEEYAVFEVGVSYVGEMDLLSQILKPEIVIITNISYAHMQAFKELQAIAFEKSKIIGKNIEIFVVNEMNDYCVYLEKRAKIANPNVKIVYFDFENLSIKSFSFLDGKFSFDFVYKGFEYSILLLGRHNIFNAIGCINLALFLGMREKEIKEGLIETAFQKGRAEILTKNGYLILNDSYNGNMGSFMALKNMILDLNIQNKKFIVLGSFKELGELAYKTHKDLIQEAISMNFDKIFLIGEEFLDVRDSENLVEKCLYYFSEFDKFIDFFLKSLEPSVFIVIKGSRFNRLERILNIFR, via the coding sequence GTGCGTATAAAGATTAAGGATATTTTAATCTCTTCTAAAGATGTGAAATTTGTGGGGAATATAAAAAATATTGAAAGAGTAGTGTCTTTTTATTCGTTAGATAGTCGCGAAATAAAGGATGACAATATCAATGATAGTCTTTATTTTGCGTATAAGGGAAATAAAGTAGATGGATTTTCTTTTGTTAAATATTTAATTGATCTGGGTGTTAAATGTTTTGCATGCTCAAGAGAGCATGAATCTGAGTGTATTAAATATTTAAATGACAATGAAGGGTTGGTTTTTTTGCTTACAAGCAATGTAATAAAACTTCTTCAAGCTTTGGCATCGTTTTTAATTGAAAAAACAAGCTTTAAAAGAATTGCTATTACGGGTAGCAATGGCAAAACTACAACTAAAGAGATGCTTTACAGTATACTTTCAAAGAAATACAAAACTTACAAAACTTGGGGTAATTTAAATTCTGATATTGGACTTCCTCTTAGTATTTTAAGGGTAGAGGGTAATGAAGAATATGCTGTTTTTGAAGTTGGAGTTAGTTATGTTGGAGAAATGGATCTTTTATCTCAAATTTTAAAACCAGAAATTGTTATTATTACGAATATAAGTTATGCGCATATGCAAGCCTTCAAGGAGTTGCAAGCTATTGCTTTTGAAAAAAGCAAAATAATTGGCAAAAACATTGAAATCTTTGTTGTAAATGAAATGAATGATTATTGTGTTTATCTTGAAAAAAGAGCAAAAATCGCAAATCCAAATGTTAAAATCGTTTATTTTGATTTTGAAAATCTTAGTATTAAGTCATTTTCTTTTTTGGATGGGAAATTTTCTTTTGATTTTGTTTACAAAGGGTTTGAATACTCTATTTTATTGCTGGGTCGGCATAATATTTTTAATGCAATAGGGTGTATTAATTTGGCTTTATTTTTAGGAATGAGAGAAAAAGAAATAAAAGAGGGCCTTATTGAAACTGCTTTTCAAAAGGGTAGAGCAGAAATTTTGACAAAAAATGGATATTTGATTTTAAACGACTCTTATAATGGCAATATGGGTTCTTTTATGGCCTTAAAAAATATGATTTTAGATCTTAATATCCAAAACAAAAAGTTTATAGTTCTTGGGTCTTTTAAAGAGCTTGGGGAATTGGCATACAAAACTCACAAAGATTTAATTCAAGAGGCTATTTCAATGAATTTTGATAAAATTTTTCTAATTGGCGAAGAATTTTTAGATGTTAGGGATTCTGAGAATTTAGTTGAAAAGTGTTTATATTACTTTAGCGAGTTTGATAAATTTATTGATTTTTTTTTAAAAAGCTTGGAACCTTCAGTTTTTATTGTCATTAAGGGCTCAAGGTTTAACAGGCTTGAGAGAATTTTAAATATATTTAGATGA
- the rsmH gene encoding 16S rRNA (cytosine(1402)-N(4))-methyltransferase RsmH: MNNNAFHFPVLLDAICKLIEDLPVKSDLIYIDSTLGEGVHAKAILEKYDFLSLVGIERDPQILERARQFLSIFEERITYFNDWFDNFFVNYPLNVKANFILVDLGISMFHYKGSKKGFSFLEDEPLDMRLCSSSCKISAAEIVNTYSKYDLEALIYDLSNEHYSRRISKAIVEYRKIKKIETTKELQSIISKVYPFSKVKINPATKTFQALRIYVNDELARLKRSLPFWVENLAKDGILAIITFHSIEDRIVKDFFRSLSCDLYAKISKKPIMPSFDEIKKNKPSRSAKLRVVKKL; the protein is encoded by the coding sequence ATGAATAATAATGCTTTTCATTTTCCAGTACTTCTTGATGCAATTTGTAAGCTTATAGAAGATTTGCCCGTAAAAAGTGACTTAATATACATTGATTCTACTCTTGGAGAAGGTGTTCATGCAAAGGCTATTCTTGAGAAATATGACTTTTTAAGTTTGGTTGGAATTGAAAGAGATCCTCAAATTTTAGAAAGAGCAAGGCAGTTTCTTTCTATTTTTGAAGAGAGAATTACATATTTTAATGATTGGTTTGATAATTTTTTCGTCAATTATCCTTTAAATGTCAAAGCCAATTTTATTTTAGTTGATCTTGGTATTTCTATGTTTCATTACAAGGGTAGTAAAAAAGGATTTTCTTTTCTTGAAGATGAGCCTTTAGATATGAGGCTTTGTTCTTCTTCTTGCAAAATTAGTGCGGCTGAGATTGTAAACACTTATAGTAAATATGACCTTGAAGCTTTAATTTATGATTTAAGTAATGAACATTATTCTAGAAGAATTTCTAAGGCTATTGTAGAATATAGAAAAATTAAAAAAATAGAAACCACAAAAGAGTTGCAATCCATAATAAGCAAAGTTTATCCTTTTTCAAAAGTTAAAATAAATCCAGCTACAAAAACTTTTCAAGCGTTAAGAATTTATGTAAATGATGAGCTTGCTCGGCTTAAAAGGAGCTTGCCTTTTTGGGTAGAAAATTTAGCTAAAGATGGAATTTTAGCTATTATTACGTTTCATTCAATAGAGGACCGTATTGTAAAAGATTTTTTTAGAAGCTTGAGCTGTGATTTGTATGCTAAGATCTCAAAAAAGCCCATTATGCCAAGTTTTGATGAGATTAAAAAAAACAAACCTTCAAGGAGTGCAAAACTTAGAGTTGTAAAAAAATTATGA
- a CDS encoding NAD(+)/NADH kinase, with protein sequence MKNKVLLCINTLKSGASILGNDVKVYLETKYFVEVVLIDVGRPLFSFPKENFLFLITLGGDGTVLLAVNLLLENENIDIPIISINMGNVGFLADIKIEDFKKVIDRFFNNSLVINKKFLLHVTVSQHGKDLISKYALNDIIIRSSVLNKMIYVDLMVNSESFLSYKSDGIIVSTPTGSTGYSFSAGGPILEADLEGFXLTPISPHSVYNRSFVFSKLSKLSISFSKEYFIAAASIFLDGINFGSFGVDVVFEFKISSQSLNFVSFCTDTFVKRLKNKLL encoded by the coding sequence ATGAAGAATAAAGTTCTTCTTTGCATTAATACTTTAAAGTCGGGAGCTAGTATTTTAGGCAATGATGTTAAAGTTTATTTAGAAACCAAGTATTTTGTTGAAGTAGTGTTAATAGATGTTGGCAGACCTTTATTTTCTTTTCCAAAAGAAAATTTTCTTTTTTTGATAACTTTAGGAGGAGATGGCACAGTTCTTTTGGCTGTTAATTTGCTTCTTGAAAATGAAAACATTGATATTCCAATTATTTCAATTAATATGGGCAATGTGGGATTTTTAGCAGATATTAAGATTGAAGATTTTAAAAAAGTCATAGATAGATTTTTTAACAATTCTTTGGTTATTAATAAAAAATTTTTGCTTCATGTAACAGTTTCTCAACACGGTAAAGATTTAATTTCTAAATATGCTTTAAACGATATTATTATTCGCTCAAGCGTTCTTAATAAAATGATTTATGTAGATCTTATGGTTAATTCTGAGAGTTTTTTATCATACAAAAGTGATGGGATAATTGTGTCTACTCCAACAGGCTCAACAGGATATTCTTTCTCAGCAGGGGGTCCTATTTTAGAAGCAGATCTTGAGGGATTTTYACTTACGCCTATTTCTCCACATTCTGTTTATAATCGTTCTTTTGTGTTCTCTAAATTAAGTAAACTTTCCATTTCTTTTTCAAAGGAATATTTTATAGCAGCAGCATCAATTTTTTTAGATGGAATTAATTTTGGTTCTTTCGGAGTTGACGTTGTTTTTGAATTTAAAATTTCTTCTCAAAGCTTGAATTTTGTTTCATTTTGTACGGATACTTTTGTTAAGAGATTAAAAAACAAATTATTGTAA
- a CDS encoding chemotaxis protein CheW produces MFRKESSKDSRSQLQVAGFKIGKESYGVSIEHIREIIKVPSEGVYAIPNVPEYIIGIYNLRGSIIPLINLNIKFGVPSISVTEEDMLLTGYLIVKIKNKLLGIFVDRVLKVISFDDSRVQEPPATLQTLDRKYISGVVKLDEADNLESEYLVLIDIAKIFDKCEFDDIPYKDQYEE; encoded by the coding sequence ATGTTTAGAAAAGAAAGTTCTAAAGACAGCAGATCACAGCTTCAAGTTGCAGGTTTTAAAATAGGAAAAGAAAGCTATGGGGTGTCAATAGAGCACATTAGAGAAATTATTAAAGTTCCATCAGAAGGAGTTTATGCTATACCAAATGTTCCCGAATATATTATAGGTATTTATAATCTTAGAGGCAGTATTATTCCTTTAATTAATTTAAATATTAAATTTGGAGTTCCTTCTATTTCGGTAACAGAAGAAGACATGCTTTTAACAGGATACTTAATAGTTAAGATTAAAAATAAGCTTTTAGGCATTTTTGTTGATAGAGTTCTTAAAGTTATTAGCTTTGATGATTCTAGGGTTCAAGAACCTCCCGCTACTTTACAAACTTTAGATAGAAAATATATATCTGGAGTTGTAAAGCTTGACGAGGCTGATAATCTTGAGAGTGAATACTTAGTATTAATTGATATAGCAAAAATTTTTGATAAATGCGAATTTGACGACATTCCCTATAAAGATCAATATGAAGAATAA
- a CDS encoding SAM-dependent methyltransferase: MYRLDDEYSKKAKREGYLARSVYKLIEINEKFSLFSSGNVLDIGASPGSFSQYAYKKLKRGILVSVDINDIGLRYDDNFYFIKGDIFLDDTVFKINTFKPYSLVISDVAPKTTGNRLVDTSNSFNLSMRIIDLSLEVLLKKGNLLVKVFQGGDEMQIFKKFEKYFKFVKKIRPKAVRKNSFEIYFLGKSFGK, encoded by the coding sequence GTGTATCGCTTGGATGATGAATATTCTAAAAAAGCCAAAAGAGAAGGATATTTGGCAAGGTCTGTATATAAGTTGATAGAAATTAATGAAAAATTTTCTTTATTTTCTTCTGGCAATGTTTTAGATATTGGCGCATCACCTGGCAGCTTTTCTCAGTATGCTTATAAAAAGCTTAAAAGAGGAATTCTAGTATCTGTTGATATTAATGATATTGGCCTTAGATATGATGATAATTTTTATTTTATAAAGGGAGATATCTTTTTAGATGATACAGTTTTTAAAATTAATACGTTTAAACCTTATAGTCTTGTAATTAGTGATGTGGCTCCCAAGACTACTGGAAATAGACTTGTAGATACCAGCAATTCTTTTAATTTAAGCATGAGAATAATAGATTTATCACTTGAAGTTTTACTTAAAAAAGGGAATTTACTTGTTAAAGTTTTTCAGGGAGGAGACGAGATGCAAATTTTTAAAAAGTTTGAAAAATATTTTAAATTTGTAAAAAAAATTAGACCCAAAGCTGTAAGGAAAAATTCTTTTGAAATTTATTTTTTAGGCAAAAGTTTTGGCAAGTAG
- a CDS encoding polyprenyl synthetase family protein yields the protein MQNKLFLKNIEKNINKIFSTTNFLNLFKDNDLKFTFKIKKETLDYIKAPAIEIVNRGGKRIRPMIMILLAYALGLKEKNTKLIYKLSLLLELPHSGSLIIDDIEDNSLKRRGASAIHLIYGIDNSINAGNLIYFLPAKLIEKSNLKENQKLLIYENFFTTLSNLHLGQGIDIKFHNESYIPSIKEYISLVELKTASLFGMASFLAAILTNNEDKAKKIYSTFLKLGVYFQIIDDIKNIKNKINGKEFGDDLLEGKKSLPIIYFLQEKKFEPKIISKFNQIKNTKTTKARKEIFKLTEMINSSKSIKNSTIVALKYLNEFKNELNLYPLTNRYKNLLIDTIEQIKEGI from the coding sequence ATGCAAAATAAACTATTTTTAAAAAATATTGAAAAAAATATTAATAAAATCTTTTCAACAACTAATTTTCTAAATTTATTCAAAGATAACGATTTAAAATTTACTTTTAAAATAAAAAAGGAAACCCTTGATTATATTAAAGCACCAGCAATTGAAATTGTTAATAGGGGCGGAAAACGAATAAGACCAATGATAATGATTCTTTTAGCATATGCATTGGGTTTAAAAGAAAAAAATACCAAACTAATATATAAATTAAGCTTGCTGCTTGAACTTCCTCATTCTGGAAGCTTGATTATTGATGACATTGAAGACAATTCACTAAAAAGACGCGGTGCATCAGCAATACATTTAATCTATGGAATAGATAACAGTATAAATGCTGGCAATTTAATTTATTTTTTACCTGCAAAATTAATAGAAAAATCAAATTTAAAAGAAAATCAAAAATTATTAATTTATGAAAATTTCTTTACAACTCTTTCAAATCTCCACCTAGGACAAGGAATTGATATTAAATTTCACAATGAGTCATACATCCCAAGTATTAAAGAATACATCTCTTTAGTAGAATTAAAAACAGCTTCACTTTTTGGAATGGCCAGCTTTCTAGCTGCAATACTCACAAATAATGAAGACAAAGCTAAAAAAATTTACAGTACATTTTTAAAGCTTGGTGTTTATTTCCAAATAATAGACGATATTAAAAACATTAAAAATAAAATTAATGGTAAAGAATTCGGAGATGATTTACTCGAAGGGAAAAAAAGTTTGCCAATAATTTATTTTTTACAAGAAAAAAAGTTTGAACCAAAAATTATTTCAAAATTCAATCAAATAAAAAATACCAAAACTACCAAAGCAAGAAAAGAAATATTTAAACTAACAGAAATGATAAACTCATCAAAATCAATAAAAAATTCAACTATTGTTGCCTTAAAATACTTAAACGAGTTTAAAAACGAACTCAATTTATACCCACTAACAAATAGATATAAAAATCTACTAATAGATACTATTGAGCAAATAAAAGAAGGAATATAA
- a CDS encoding tetratricopeptide repeat protein, with product MRKITIMILFYGLIINVCPTTTTSILKLNKKANKHTIEKLYQKSMLLKDSKKYNKAIESLTKIINMDQNQADAHLLLSELEYLNKNWKKAIIKSQDYLKIIDFKDKKNFLDISWAYFLIGEVKNSMDYIIKFFQSGKELFRENIFIAIDALFKKSIYHFTNNENAAFNAILSSTFQLALNDDTLFIIFLNNLEIIKQIPFYHFNRKKLEELYLQISTLKTIQNTTCRT from the coding sequence ATGAGAAAAATAACAATAATGATACTTTTCTATGGCTTGATAATAAATGTTTGCCCTACTACAACAACATCAATATTAAAACTTAATAAAAAAGCAAACAAACATACAATAGAAAAACTTTACCAAAAATCAATGTTACTAAAAGATTCAAAAAAATATAATAAAGCAATAGAAAGTCTAACAAAAATAATTAACATGGATCAAAATCAAGCTGATGCTCATCTTTTGCTCTCAGAATTAGAATATTTAAATAAAAACTGGAAAAAAGCAATTATTAAATCTCAAGATTACTTAAAAATAATAGACTTTAAAGATAAAAAGAACTTTTTAGATATCTCTTGGGCATACTTTTTAATAGGAGAAGTTAAAAATTCAATGGACTATATAATTAAATTTTTCCAAAGCGGTAAAGAATTGTTCAGAGAAAACATATTTATAGCAATTGATGCCCTTTTTAAAAAAAGTATTTATCATTTTACAAACAATGAAAATGCAGCATTCAATGCAATATTATCTTCAACGTTTCAATTAGCACTCAATGACGACACATTGTTTATAATTTTTTTAAATAATTTAGAAATAATAAAACAAATACCCTTCTATCATTTTAATAGAAAAAAATTAGAAGAATTATATCTACAAATCAGCACTCTAAAAACAATTCAAAACACAACGTGCAGAACTTAA
- a CDS encoding ABC transporter permease yields MFSIFEQAIVFSYLALGVLYTEKIGFLNVSIEGISYLSIFLTSFFIYLGYGIFMSTIFTLFISFLFGFFLSFVVKKNYDIFIAGIGINIFCYFFVXYLMKSNFNFIPGFTLNLSGNFEIFVFIAVFFIFLFITVYVISYSRIRAVFEFISSGSYEDILGEKISSRFKSFAIFVSIFTASLAGSFIAVSLNAYSYNLGLNNGWLAICILYIAFSNPLLIFPISFLIVFFEYQFFRTQEYVNSYFSLSFQFYVAIIINILVSLIKRKDRS; encoded by the coding sequence ATGTTTAGTATTTTTGAGCAGGCTATTGTATTTTCGTATTTAGCACTTGGAGTTCTTTATACAGAGAAAATAGGATTTTTAAATGTATCTATTGAAGGCATTTCGTATCTTTCAATATTTTTAACATCTTTTTTCATCTATTTGGGATATGGAATTTTTATGTCAACCATTTTTACCCTTTTTATTAGTTTTTTGTTTGGATTTTTTTTATCTTTTGTAGTAAAAAAAAATTATGATATTTTTATAGCAGGAATAGGTATTAATATTTTTTGTTATTTTTTTGTTGAWTATTTAATGAAGAGTAATTTTAATTTTATTCCTGGTTTTACTTTAAATTTATCTGGAAATTTTGAGATTTTTGTTTTTATTGCTGTTTTTTTCATTTTTTTATTTATTACTGTTTATGTTATAAGTTATTCAAGAATTAGAGCAGTGTTTGAATTTATCTCTTCAGGGAGTTATGAAGACATTTTGGGCGAGAAAATAAGCAGTCGTTTCAAATCTTTTGCAATTTTTGTATCAATTTTCACAGCAAGTCTTGCTGGCTCATTTATTGCGGTAAGTCTTAATGCTTACTCTTATAATTTAGGATTAAACAATGGTTGGCTTGCTATTTGCATTCTTTATATTGCATTTTCAAATCCTTTATTAATTTTTCCAATTTCTTTTTTGATAGTTTTTTTTGAATATCAATTTTTTCGCACTCAAGAGTATGTAAATTCTTATTTTTCTCTTTCTTTTCAATTTTATGTAGCAATAATAATAAATATATTGGTTTCGTTGATTAAGAGAAAAGATAGATCTTAG
- a CDS encoding ABC transporter permease, whose protein sequence is MIFFRNSFMALIFSFSILSISYFFGDFFQFSYIKMISWRFILFLIMATGIATCAKSNSLNLGNEGQIYFGAFLVYIFSSFFGLTYFNFVFLILLSSFFVGLLGLIPFFITFFFGLNKALTGLLISYGNQRLVDGFILNMLKTGSFSNQTKRINSLFALDSSLIYLFLLGVSVWLFYVFIHKKTIYGLQLEILSNKKKIDIFFNINEFKYKFFAVFGSAFLNGLAGSMFVVFFRPYLVLGLTSGLGWSSLIVAVISGFNYVYVLFFSLLFSILIEFNNFLNINYDFKYEFIGLCQSIAIFISLFLIKARKK, encoded by the coding sequence ATGATCTTTTTTAGAAATAGCTTTATGGCATTAATTTTTTCTTTTTCAATATTAAGTATTAGCTATTTTTTCGGTGATTTTTTTCAATTTTCTTATATTAAAATGATATCTTGGCGCTTTATTTTATTTTTAATTATGGCTACGGGGATTGCTACTTGTGCCAAGAGTAATTCATTAAATCTTGGGAATGAAGGTCAGATTTATTTTGGGGCATTTTTAGTTTATATATTTTCAAGTTTTTTTGGATTAACCTATTTTAATTTTGTATTTTTGATACTTTTAAGTTCTTTTTTTGTAGGACTTTTGGGGCTTATCCCCTTTTTTATTACTTTTTTCTTCGGATTAAATAAAGCCTTAACAGGTCTTTTAATATCTTATGGAAATCAAAGATTGGTGGATGGATTTATTTTAAATATGTTAAAAACAGGTAGTTTTTCTAATCAGACAAAAAGGATTAATAGTTTGTTTGCTTTAGATTCATCACTTATTTACTTGTTTTTGCTTGGTGTATCAGTTTGGCTTTTTTATGTTTTTATTCACAAAAAAACTATTTATGGTCTTCAGCTTGAAATATTAAGCAATAAAAAAAAGATAGACATTTTTTTCAATATAAATGAATTTAAATATAAGTTTTTCGCTGTATTTGGCAGTGCTTTTTTAAATGGTCTTGCAGGTTCTATGTTTGTAGTGTTTTTTAGACCATATTTGGTTTTAGGGCTAACTTCAGGACTTGGTTGGAGTAGTCTAATTGTTGCTGTAATTTCAGGATTTAATTATGTTTATGTATTATTTTTTAGCTTATTGTTTTCAATATTAATTGAATTTAATAATTTTCTTAATATAAATTATGACTTTAAGTATGAATTTATTGGGCTTTGTCAATCAATTGCTATTTTTATCTCTTTATTTTTGATTAAAGCTAGGAAAAAGTAG
- a CDS encoding sugar ABC transporter ATP-binding protein — translation MVEFKNIVKYFPDIDKPILDSINLKIGEVKIFTVVGKNGEGKSTLAKIIAGLIEFDEGEILVNGIKQKNWNVDKAKNNGIYLVSQVPNLKMNLRVWEYLSIYWFGYEFFMPMNKSKTYKYYRWLMQFYKISFDLDKKIKDLNIKEIYFLLIIAALKENAKIIIFDESAAYFSQKEAQAFIKLLVLLKKSGVASLFITHSEITDAIKFSDEFIILKDGKCFRTVNKESILSKLESSSDKVFVANINCNKFEKDPIKFNLFFEDFWKYDVSFSLNKRGVLGIIGEEAVIKTWEKLFLGELLFVGCIKIDGIRYERINIFECKAGFLPLGIGNLFPDNSSILDNFLAKFMNFENKIFIRQSYINQIKDFFKKKMEFYSEEKIYRILYSKSLAFSGGTLKKFALYREMYIAKSFLICFSPLSNLDHKAYNEMSVAIRNYSKEKPVLLITSNLDELLLLSDNILAMKMGEVLLNVSREKISKEKLKELLFL, via the coding sequence ATGGTAGAGTTTAAAAACATAGTTAAGTATTTTCCAGATATTGACAAGCCTATTTTGGATAGTATTAATTTAAAAATTGGGGAAGTTAAAATTTTTACAGTAGTTGGTAAAAATGGAGAAGGAAAGAGCACTCTAGCCAAGATTATTGCCGGACTTATTGAATTTGATGAGGGTGAAATATTAGTAAATGGCATTAAGCAAAAAAATTGGAATGTAGATAAAGCTAAAAATAATGGTATTTATCTTGTTTCTCAAGTTCCTAATTTGAAAATGAATTTAAGAGTATGGGAATATTTGAGTATCTATTGGTTTGGTTATGAATTTTTCATGCCGATGAATAAATCTAAGACCTACAAATATTATAGATGGCTTATGCAATTTTATAAAATTTCTTTTGATTTAGATAAGAAAATTAAAGATTTAAATATTAAAGAGATTTATTTTTTACTTATTATTGCTGCTCTTAAAGAGAATGCAAAAATAATTATTTTTGATGAGAGTGCTGCTTATTTTTCTCAAAAAGAAGCACAAGCTTTTATAAAATTGCTTGTATTGCTTAAGAAATCGGGAGTTGCGTCTCTTTTTATTACCCACAGCGAGATTACAGATGCTATAAAATTTAGCGATGAGTTTATTATTTTAAAAGATGGAAAGTGTTTTAGAACAGTAAACAAAGAATCAATTTTGAGCAAGCTTGAATCCTCTAGTGACAAAGTATTTGTTGCAAATATTAATTGCAACAAATTTGAAAAAGATCCTATTAAATTTAATTTGTTTTTTGAAGATTTTTGGAAGTATGATGTTAGTTTTTCTTTAAATAAAAGGGGTGTTTTAGGGATAATTGGCGAAGAAGCTGTAATTAAAACTTGGGAAAAATTATTCTTAGGAGAGCTTCTTTTTGTTGGGTGCATAAAAATTGATGGCATTAGATATGAGCGAATAAATATTTTTGAGTGTAAAGCGGGATTTTTACCCTTAGGTATTGGTAATTTATTCCCCGATAATAGCAGCATATTAGATAATTTTTTGGCCAAATTTATGAATTTTGAAAATAAAATTTTTATTAGGCAATCTTACATTAATCAGATTAAAGATTTTTTTAAAAAAAAAATGGAATTTTATAGCGAAGAGAAAATATATAGAATTCTTTATTCAAAATCTTTGGCATTTTCTGGAGGAACTTTGAAGAAATTTGCTCTTTACAGAGAGATGTATATTGCAAAAAGTTTTTTAATTTGTTTTTCTCCTTTGAGCAATTTAGATCACAAAGCTTATAATGAAATGTCTGTTGCTATTCGTAATTATTCAAAAGAAAAGCCAGTTCTTTTGATTACTTCCAATTTAGATGAATTGCTTTTGCTCTCTGATAACATTTTGGCAATGAAAATGGGAGAAGTTTTGTTAAACGTATCTAGAGAAAAGATTAGTAAAGAAAAATTAAAGGAATTGCTATTTTTATGA
- a CDS encoding BMP family protein: protein MSKKVFFKGFWILFTIFHLYLFVYLIFFKKRKVDISNKTNIALFIPGVISGSPSYKEMYDSLFEFKKNHENLEIKVLEAGFNQSEWIEMLEKLLTSKKYDFLITTNNAMQDIVDSVSSNYPYTKFLIFDSLVKNTNKQVYSVSYNVAEEAYILGYYVGLFLKEFIKSGFGNAALIAGQNYPVMNDYIYRYFKKGILDTGMRSEVYYRVLGNWHDSNLAKLLSDSLIKDSGALVILPIVGPAVEGVLSSVRENNISAVLFDSEDYLDNKENIIGSGITNQKYYVSHILDKALKSEINYGNSDIFGIKHKGVLFNVSNVFYLERTSQKLKEDLLKKIEEVSANGIKINLEQN from the coding sequence ATGAGTAAAAAGGTGTTTTTTAAAGGGTTTTGGATTTTATTTACGATATTTCATTTATATTTATTTGTTTATTTAATTTTTTTCAAGAAGCGAAAGGTTGATATTTCTAACAAAACCAATATTGCTTTATTTATTCCCGGGGTTATTTCAGGATCTCCATCTTATAAAGAAATGTATGATTCTTTGTTTGAATTTAAAAAAAATCATGAAAATCTTGAAATTAAAGTTTTAGAAGCTGGATTTAATCAAAGCGAGTGGATAGAAATGCTTGAAAAACTATTAACTTCAAAAAAATATGATTTTTTAATAACTACAAATAATGCTATGCAAGATATTGTTGACAGTGTTTCAAGTAATTATCCTTATACTAAGTTTCTCATTTTTGATTCTTTGGTTAAAAATACCAACAAGCAGGTTTATTCAGTTTCTTATAATGTAGCAGAAGAGGCATATATTTTAGGATATTATGTAGGTCTTTTTTTAAAGGAATTTATTAAATCTGGCTTTGGAAATGCTGCTTTGATTGCAGGTCAAAATTATCCCGTTATGAATGATTATATTTATCGTTATTTCAAGAAAGGCATTCTTGATACTGGTATGAGATCTGAAGTTTATTATCGAGTTTTGGGCAATTGGCATGATAGCAATTTAGCTAAATTATTATCAGACTCTTTGATTAAGGATTCGGGGGCTTTGGTAATACTTCCTATTGTGGGGCCTGCTGTTGAAGGAGTGCTTTCTTCTGTTAGAGAGAATAATATCTCTGCAGTTCTTTTTGATAGCGAAGATTATTTGGATAATAAAGAAAATATTATTGGTTCAGGAATTACAAATCAAAAATATTATGTTTCACATATTTTAGATAAGGCTCTTAAGTCAGAGATTAACTATGGAAATTCTGATATTTTTGGCATAAAACATAAAGGAGTTTTGTTTAATGTTTCGAATGTTTTTTATTTAGAGCGAACCAGTCAAAAGTTAAAAGAAGATCTTTTAAAAAAAATAGAAGAGGTTAGTGCAAATGGTATAAAAATTAATTTGGAACAAAATTAA